One Apteryx mantelli isolate bAptMan1 chromosome 2, bAptMan1.hap1, whole genome shotgun sequence genomic window, ATTTGGGCTGAAGTTAAGCCAAATCAATTTAGAAAAACCATGTTGATAAGCAATGTCTACTTTTGCTAACTCACTTTTTCCTGTTAAAGGCAACACAATAGGCCTTGGACATCTAGTGTATTATTCTATTGTGCCCTTCCatctcccaccccccccagccccaaaatgCAACAGGCACCAGAAGTCAGAGGTGATGTGTGTCACACTGACTTTTAGAAGACTTAGATTTATTCACTAGGCAAAGTtcggcttaaaaaaaaaaaaaaaaaaatcaacttgacATGAGTTATTCAGACTGAAAACAGGAAGTGCACTAGTGAAGATGTTTGTTTGGATTGGTAGCCATGCAAGTAAATCCAAATGACATTCATACACAGGAATGGGAAAGATGGACCAGTTGTGACACCCTGGAAATAACTTAAAAGGATCTTTCCTCAACCAGACCTCTTGATTTCATGAGCAAAGAGTCAGCAGTTTTGGCAAATCCCTACTCCATCATGCACTAGTTAAACAAAACAGCAGCCTATGCAAGCAGGGACTGACATGTTGAAAAAGGACTTCCTACTTCACAGAACAATCACTGGTGTTTCCTGAAGCTTCCAAAGTGAAGATAAAAATAGCTtggcagatttaaaaataatgcaaatccCAAGTCCGAGTGCCACATGAGACCAGTGGCACAGCAGTtgatttcttcctccctcccctagGGGCTGACTACTAGCCTGCAACTCTGATGCCAAGGAAGGATGGCTGCAAGACCTAGGCGCTTGCTCAAGCATGAGCAAGAGGTCTCTTGGGAAGTCTGTTTTTCAGTACTAGCATGCCTCTAACAAAGGACAGCAGCCTCTGACTGGTTTAATTTGCATTTATTGTATAAAGTCTCTGTGGACTCTTGGAAAGTCTATGATAAGAGCCTGGTCTGCCATGGCCCAGTATGCCTTCTCAGTCTTGCTCCCAGgagggaggggctgggggggacacATATGTGACTGGCACAGGAGTGAGCTCCTTCACCCCCCTCTGCTCCACACTGTAGGAAATACTCCGTCAGCAAGATATCTTGccccctcccctctttttttttttaatatcaaaatccACTTGCTTTTATTGCCCTGAGTAGTTTCAGTTGAAAGGACTGGAGTGTACAGAATCAAGAATAGCCATGCATGACATGCTAGTTTTCCTGTTCATTCAGACAGTGTCTTAGACTTAGCACTGGAAATACGAAGCAAGAAACAAATGTGAACAAGTTAACCCAAATGAATTTGCAGTAATTTGCATAGAAAAACTGCTTACAAACTACAACAGTTTAGCTTACATACAGGTCTCTACAAATATGGAGCTCCTGTTTTCTAAACTTGGTGATTCCTTAACATGCTCAACAGTGCTGGAGCTGGAACTCCAAATGAAACATCACTAAGGAAAGCTGCAAGGAGCTAGGACGCCACAACACATCTTGCTGTTAGAATGTGTATTTCCTGAGCATGCCTTCACTTCATATCATTAAGCTCATGAAGACCATCAGCTGCTAATACACAGTGCTGTGGTTTATTATGGAAAAATATGGCTAACTTAAAGGAGGGGGGAAGTTTATGCAACATCCTTTTGATTTGAAAATGAATTAACAAGGAGCAAATAGAGACTTCttccaaagaaggaaagaagattcAAAAACACTGATCCAGGATATTTCAACTTTTTCCTTTTACTATCAAGTACTCATCCAGCACTTGTTTGTAAACCAATACTTTTTACTTGCCACTTTAAAAAGAGTGAAGCTGGAATAGCAGAGCTGGTTTAAGTTAGCTAGAAGGCCATGGACTCTTCTGAAACACGGCATTCTGGTATCTTAGTTGTTGCTTTTGGTGGTCTGGCACTAGTGAATCCCAGGTACTAGGAGAACAGGGCTGATTAGACCCAGACCCTCTAAAAAGACATTTTGACCACACTGATAGAGACTAAAGCCAGACTGTTGCTATATACATTTTCTGACATGCCCCCAGCATCTATTTTGCTAAAAAGCAGAAGTGTCCTGCTAACTGCACTATATGGACAGACCTCACAAGAAAAATTAAAGGATTCAGATCTCTCAATTAATCTTTAAGTAGTTTTTCTGCACTTAGCATTTTTGGCTTGTTAAAGCAGATGTAGTTAGGCTTGATCGAGTAACATAATTTGGCACAAAGGTTAGTCCTAAAACCAGTATTGTTTTGGCATAGAAGGCTCTAAAGGAAGCAGTGTTGCTAGCAGACTGATCAAACAAGAAGCACTGTCCCAAAACAGTAGTACTTACTGTGCCAGTGTGCCTTAAGCAGCTTTTCTTGGCCCTACAATGTTAAATGGCCAACCATTAAACCACTAGAGAtttcaaaacagcttttgaaACTTAACGCATTAGTGTCATTGATTTCCTCAGTTTCTGTACTTTATCTCAGCTTTAGACTTAAAATTATGCCCACTTTTGTCACCCAAAACAATTCTCATACACAGAAGGCTTGATCCCCGATGAAGCAACACCACCACTAAATTCAGCGTGAAGACACTTAACCACACACCAGTTCAGTGTCACACCTCTAGCTTCCCAACATACACAAGTAGCTTAACTGCACTGCTTAACATAATACAAGATTAGTCTCTAGAATAATTTATACCAGCATCCCTAGTTCACAAGTCACTAGGGAAAGTCAGTAAATGACTTTGCTTGTTACTATCCACTGGAGATTAATGGTGTAGATAAACTGGCCTATCTTTGGACTAGACTGTGCCATGCCTAACAGCCTATAATTGTTTTGCAGATTCCTCCAGACCCTCATTTTTAGAGGTGCTGTGTACTCAAAGCTTCCATCCGATTTAAGTTAATCTGGATCCTTGATGCTTAACACTGCAAACTGCCCTTCCCAAGTAATCAGATCCTTAATCTTAGAGGACAGGAAATTTGTATCAGCACCATGCTTCAGTATTATACAGCAGTGTATGTCTTctcacaacaaaaaaacccacccatttCTTTGAACTAGCAGCTTTAAATATAGCTAGGAGCTGACTGGAGAAGTCCATGGGTAGGGAACAACTTCAGTCCCGGGAACAACTTCACCACTACACTGTCACCACTTTCTGTATGACAAAGCTCACTATACTATGACTTTTTACTTATTGTTTCTAAGGGTAAGCACCAGAGGGAGATAAAGTCAGTCAACCTTTGTTACTCATCAAGATTCACAAACATTTGAATATGTGGGCAAGGGTGGAGTCTTGATGGtaaaaaaaatattgtatttacACATACATGTATACTATGTTTGTATAAAGGTATACACCTTTATACACTCAAAGCACTGAGTCAAACTGAGTCTGCAGTCATTCTGTACAACTGGCTCTTTAGGACCCAAAACCTAGCAGTATAACTTTTGACCTCACTAAAAGTAGAAGTTTACAAAGTCAATTTTTACCCTGTAAGCAGTAAGTTTTGTGGAATCtttcagtttggttttgtttcacaAGCCACCCATGTTAAAATTCATCCTGCCCAGACTTATCACTAGATTAGTTTTTGTCCGAGACCCACCCCATCAGAATGGAGAAAGTAATATCTTTCACCTCAAAGTGACTAAAAGGGTACTGACTAatgtttattaaaattaaaacgtAGCTATGGAGGGGCCAAAGTGCTTTCAAATTTACATTATCAGCTACACAATTTACTGCCACCAGTTTCAACAGGACTGGAGTGAGTTCTGTGAGGGAACAGTTAGGCCCCATAAGTATTCGTTAGTGTCAAAACAGCACATCCAATTGTTTTCTGGCACAGTCATCTTGTGTAACATTTCTCTAAGCAGGCAAGAGGCTCTGACCACCTTACCTCAACTTATGTAGTATTCATGCTTTATTCACTTGCTCTGAAATAAGCTGGAAAATTCAGTATTAAGTTTGAGCTAAACAAGTAGAAACCAGATATTTTTAGTGACAGAACTCCTTGGCAAGTAGTATTTGCTTAGCAAAAGAAATTGGACATACCTGGGACTACCTGGACTGTGAAACTCCTCATTTCCACAGCTAGTCTCATTAAGGCTGTGACAGGTATTATGGACAGCATACACTGACATGCTGGGATGCTCTATCAGGAGGTTCTCCATAGGACTGGTTTCAACTTTTATAGTGGTTAATCCACCTGCAGTAAAACATGGGGGAGGGGTAATAAACCAGCTCTCCTCCATTGGACACGAATCGAACTGGATGAAACAGGATTCATTGGCCTCCGGCAAATGTTCCAAAGGAGCTGGTAAACAAGAGAAGACTGGCGAGCTGTCCACAGCTGATGTTTTGGTGATGTCCGCTTCCTCTGTGGAGGAATTAGTGCAAGTGTCTGCTGGAGGTGGCCATTAGTCAGTTGAGAGGAAGCCATGGACATTGGTGATTGCAGGAGATCGAAAACAACAAGGTCATACGTAGTCAGAAACAGgatacaaaaaacaaagaaacagaaataaaccaCCATCAGCATGTAcacaagtttgggtttttttggttttttttttttttttttttttacacacaagcaaggggaggggaaagggagttCCCTGACAGCCTATGTTAGACATGTAAAACAACTGTTATCAGTAAAGCAATACAATTGTGTAATAAGTCAAATATGTTTTATCTGTACAAATGGTTCTGCTGAAGCACAAGTGTGTCAAGTTTATAAGCATGAcatcatttctctcatcagtttACATAACATGTTTGGTAGGTTTGTTTGGAAAACACTCCACACTCAAcataaacaaaaacaatgtgGATTAAAGTTCCTTATGAGTTACTGGTATCTTTAGATGGAAGTATGACAAATAGAAAGTATGACAAATAGAACTACAGCAGGAAGTAGGCAGAGCTTATATTTGACAGACATCTTACCTATAAAATCAACCAGAATCCATTCGTCATCTTCTTTCTCACTGAACTCGGGCTCCTGGCTGGACAAGCTATCAATCTCTCCCATGAACATGTTATTTAACCTCTGGAACATTACTAAGGCAGGAACAAGACTTTGGTTTGTAGGTCTTTATATCCAAGGTTTAAGGTACAGCTCACACTGTATTAGCAGAGCGGCATAGACTTGACATTAAAGTGCATACATGCTTTATCAGCTTAGGTACAGGACATGCAGAGTCATGACTGGCAAAAAGTTGTTCATGTGAAACCTGCAAAAAGGTGACAGGGTCTTAATGACATAGCAACAGATAACATCCCTATGGaacaaactgaaggaaaaacacacaccagcacacacaaaACACCCCAACAACCTATTATTAGTGCAGTTTGAGGCACCAGAGAAAGTATTTCCTACCAGGAAATGCAGCTTTGCTGGCACTCATCATCCCCTCCCAGCCAGATACCCACAGGAAAAGCCTAGGTCTCCTCATAGAGCCGTCAGCCTTCCTCCTCGATCTTCCTCCCCATGCAAAGGTCTGTTTTGCTCTTGACCCTCATTCTCCTATGTCAGTGGGAGGAGAGGACATTCATACAGAGATGTTGTGTCTACACTGACTGAGGTCCTCCAGACAGACCATTACCCTTGCACTTCTCCCATCTTCCTCCTGAACAGAGAGAAAGACATGAAGAGCAAGTGCATGGACTGAAGCAGCAAACTGCATCTTTCCTGTTGAAACAGCCTCACACCTCAGTCCACACAAACGCACCTCTCCCTAAGACTCCTCTGAAGGCTTCCCATGGTACCCAAGGGAgcatttctccttctcctctttccttatGACATATGATTCAGGGCCACTACCTACAAGCTAGTAGGAAAGAACATACTGTCTTCAGGTTCAAAGTGCACTGCATAGTTAtcagtggaattttttttccactgcaaatGTCTAACTAATCATGTAGGGTAATTCTAAATAACTAGAGGAAAAAGTAGCTTCTGTATATTTAATCAAAAGCAACATCAATTTCTCAGTAGTATACTTCCTTAAATGTAGATTTAATGACAATCACCATGGGCCTGAACTCTATTTACATTTGGGAATTAAGACCAAAAATCCTTTAACTACTAAGAAGTTGAACATTCAGCCTTCTCAGATCACCATACTTGCATTCAAAATATTTATGCATTGAACCAACAAACAGAAGCCATTATATAGCTTTTAAATTACTTATTCAGCTATTTAGGAATGATATTTAGTGATTTAACTACAAATTAATTTCACCATAGTAGTATATGAATTACCCATAGCATGTTTGAAATACTAGAGATTAAATATCCATTTCAATAATTAAATAGGGGAAGGACATTTATGTAAGAGTAAGAATGTCTCGATTCAGACAAAGCAAGACACACTACACTACAGAAAAACATTCAAACATAACCAGCCATTTTTAAAAGATACAATCCACAAAGAATATTATTGAAGTCCATTATACCCTGCTCCATCCTATAATGCTCAGTCCATAGGAAAGGGTCATTTTTGCCTCCTATGTCATCTTAGCCCAGAACACCAGACCCCACCACCTATTTAAGTGCAGCAATGAGCAACTGCTTCCTGCAATGCTGACTCTTACACACAGACATTAATGTAGCTATCTCCTTATTGGAAAGGCACAGGAAGAtaggattagaattcaaaatagTCTTCACAAGTCAAAAAAGCAATATGAAAAGGTGTAGTGTAACTCAAGGAGTTAGGTACTCTGTAATTCTTAGACAGGAACAATCAGCTGCAAGAAAATACAAGACTAGGAACAATTGGCCCAGCTACAGTTGTGATAAAAGGGTATTACGGATAATGCTTTGAATGCATGTCAACAAATTGTATTGTTGCATAAAAGCCTAAATATCATAACAGGATATATTTTGCAGTCAACACTCTTGTTTGTATTAAGAGCTAACCCTTCTGCTCCGTTTAATACTGCTAAGGCCTCAGCTTGAGTTTGTATCTAGTTTTTAGTACCAAGCTTGAAGTCAAACATCCAGACAGATCTAGAAGCAAGCTACAAGAATGATCAGAAGTCTAAAGCTATATAAGAAGAGATTATAAAAAAATGTAGAAGCTtgacagagggaaggagagaaacgaCAGAGTGGAAGAAGAGGCAAACAGGTGTTTATTCCCTTCTTCTACATCTGCAGTAGGTAGATGTAGCAGCAATGGCTTTTATTCGCAGTTAGGTTCAATTTTCAGTGGTTAGCAGGAAAGCCTTTTAACCATAAGAGTTGCTAAGCCTGGGCAGGTTTTCTAAGGAAATGCAAAATTTCCACATAGAGTTGTTACTAAGTACTTAAACCTTTTCAAGAAGGTGCTTAAAATATAGACAGAACTTGCCATTGATAAGGAAACAGGACTGTAAATGACAGCTTGAAGTCTGTAGTTTTCCAGTTACCTTCTGCATCTATCCATAACACTCTTCTGGCACAAAgcctagaggggaaaaaaaaaggttagatttttctTTATGTTAACTAGCAAGCCACAGTGTAGTTATAGGCTGCACTCACAGCAAAGCATGCTGATCAGTACCAGCTCTTTCCTTGTACTCCCCATTCTACATGCACCTGCGACCTCTTTCCTAGATCTGGACTGGAAGTTCCCTGGGGCAGTGGCTGCCTTTGCTCCAAGTACAGAGCTGAGCAAGATGAGAGATCCCACACTCCTATATTGAGATATAGATGTTATAGCAACATAAAGTAATTAACCTCTACCAAGCAAACATGACAGATCAGTTCCCAGAGGACACAGATACAATATCAATGCTAAACAAACTACAGCTGTTGACCTATAGACATTTCTCTGTAGAAGGGCAGACTAAAAGCAAGTTGTCtcatccccctccccccaaatctgAATAATTTAGAAACGGGTTTGACATCCTTTCGGAATAGTGCATCTAAACCTGCCATGCTTTCGTGCGATCGCACAAGCCAGATGGAGACCGAGAGGTCAGTAGCACTATTATCAAGGAGCACTGCCAGACTAGACAAGGGAGACACAGCTTAAGAGAAAGGTACTTCAATGTACAGGCACTGCCTGAAGCGCTAGGACTGAGGGAGACCCGAAGCAACCCCCCAGCGGCGGCCCCCCCCAGCATTCCTGCAGCGCGGGGTTATCTCCCAACGCCGCCGGTCACCAGCTGCCGCCGCCGAGCAGCCCTTCGGTCACCGCCAGGAGGCTCCAGCGAGCAGCTTTTACCGCCGCTGCCGGGACCGCCGGGCTACGGCGCGGTGCCTCCGAGAGGCGCCGAAGCGAGGCAAGGCGGCAGCGGCCGCGCAGCCCGGCagagccgcggggcgccggcgggtGCCGCAACGCGGGGCTCCGCCGGCCCTTCCCGCCCCTCGCTGCGAGCGCAGGCGCCGGCTCGGCGACGCGGCCGCAGCCCTGCCCGCGCCGGCGGCACGGTGGGAGGCGCCTGACGGGCCGGCAGCgagcccgcccccgcccgccccccgcggaGCGGCAGCCCGGCTTCTGCCTCCACCTGAAGGCAGCACCGGGGCAGCAGGGGGCCGGAGCCCCGCGCAAgcggtgggggggcggggggaggccggggcTGCCAGCAGAGGGGAACGCCGCGTCCCCGGCTTCTCCCCCGCGGCGGGCAAGGGCagggcccggcagcgccgccgccaagGCCGCGGCCCGGACACGCCTGCCCcgtgggcgccgcggggcccggcccggccggcggcgggcagcAACCCGACACCTCGGGCCGCTGGGCGGGCGCGGCCGGGCTCCTCccccggcggaggggccggcggcaggGACAAAGGggcggccggccgcgccgcgggggggtTGGGGGCAGCCAGGGCGCTCGCTCcgcgccccagccccacagcggcggccgctgccgcccgcttctcccctcccctccccgccgggACCGGCGCGGCCAGCGCCGCGGGAAGGACGCGCCCGCCGCAACCGCAGGGGTACCGCGGCGGCCAGGCACCCCCACTCACCGTCCCGAGGAGGCTCGGCTCGGTTCCCCCGCGCCGACTCCGCGCCCCGCGGAGCCCTTTGTTGTTATAGCCGCGGCGCACAGCTGACGGGCCcggcggcccgccccgccccgccgcgccgcggtcCCGCCAATGGGCGtcgagcgggcggcggcgccgcgccgccactGGCTGTCGCTAACGCACGTGaccgggcgccggggcggggccgcggcgcgcagggcccggggggggggtggggggtaacAGCCGGGGAGGCgcggggggaggcgcggcgggccgcggcccgggagcggctccgcggagcggcggcggtggcggtggcctCCGTGGCCTCCGGAGGCGGCACCGGGCAGCCGCAGTTGGGGAACGGTCCCCCTTGGGACCTTGCGATGAGGCGGGGCTGCCGGAAACTCACCTGCGCCGGGCGCCTCCCCGATGCGAGCGGTGGCGCAGTTGGTTTAAGCGGCGGCGGGCCCGCGCGAGGGCCCTCAGCGGAGGGGCCGCTCCCGACGTGCCGCCTTCCGCACCGGTGGGTCGGGCGGCTGGGACAAACGCGCCGACTTTCcaaagtaaaaaaaggaaaaacagtccGTTAAAGTAGTAGTTATACGCTTGATAGCAGGTGGCACTTTGATCACGGATAGCAAAGAATGGAGTTAATTAAACGTGCCAAATGCTAACTGTTAGGCCGAGGAACCTTAGCTGTCTTGTACTGCTTCCAAGCCCAATATCGGAGGCTGCAAACGCTGCAGCCCCAGAAAGCTTGCGAATTAGTTAAGTCACCGAGCCTGTCCCCAgcccctccttatttttcttcttggggGAAAACACCCAGCAGCAATGAACATTACTGCAGTGTTTCTTTTAAGAGATGAACagctaaaaggaaaggaaattccaAAGCATGAAGTTATAGCACAGGAAAGTTGATTTAGCCACACTGCACATTAGTCTCTTAATATAAACCTTAATGTCTCGCCCTGTCAGTAGTACTCTGGGCTTCAGCCTGCAGTGAGTCCCATCTGAGCAAACATCTGCCCCCCTCTGAAGACCCTGAAATAAATGGGTGATATGTAGCCAAAGGGTGATCTTGCAGGCAACACATCTTAACAATTTGAGATTGTTCAGGGCTTCAGTAGTGCTAAGCAAATTGGTTTCTAACAAACAATAACAACATATTCTACTAAAATACAAGATGTGCAACATAAAGTTGTCACTATAGCAGGAGTCCAGATAAACTTTTAACCTCagtatttaataatttttttacacattttttttctcttgtaaggacaaacaaaacttttctatgtaaaataaaaatgaagaaagtgtattttggaaaaagcctgaaaaatgtcTTCTTGCAGCTGAGAATTGGCTTGAAATGTGTGATTTGACTGAAAAACTGCATAGCTGTTATGATTTGAAATCTTTTTGTACAAACTTCAAATGTCCTGTATTCTATGATACACTTTTCTAGGCTGAACTAACCCTTCCTGAATTATGAGATCAACTTTGTTTTTATAACACTGAACACGATCAAGGAGCATAAACTCATCGTATGTTACACAGAACATTCAatctgtaaatttaaaaaaacttaTGAAAAAGCTGACTAAATCTCTGATTTTCAGCAATAATGGTTGCAAGATTaaagggtgggggaggggagatgTTGGAGACAACACGTGTCTTGTGAATTAAAGATAggtgaaacagaaaattaaatttaaagaatAAATGCCCCCAAGGATTTATCTGTATTGCAAAGTTACATTGTGCTAGAACATGTTAATTAAGGCTATACGAAGCACTTAGTGTAGACAAGAACTGTCATGTTTAGCACCTGGGTTACCTTgggtcaacaacaacaacaaatgttAAACATATTAGTCTTTGTTTATATTGACTGTTATAGTAAGAATTACATGATAATCAATTAACATAATGTATTTTTCCAGTATAGGCAAGTCCTAGGAAGGCTTGGGTTATATTTGAGATACAGACTCATAATGAAGTTAAAAGGCCagtgtttatattttttaaactccCCTGAGAAGTAATTAAAGGGATAGAAGCTCTCCTCTTTCTGTAGTGTTGCTCTCAATTTCTTTCCTCTGACTTACCCCTTATTTCTCCTAATTCCCTATCATTGCAAAATGGTGGGAACAATGAATTTCCTTATTCCTACTCTTTCCTCCAAATCACACTGGTGGTGGTAGGAGAGAGGCAGATCTGAAAGCTACCTCTCTTCTCAACCTGGCAACCAGTGTGCTTTTGTTTCAGATCAGAGAAGTACTTAGGCATATGAATGGttacaaatgaaataaattatatgTGTGTACTTAAATACCTGCTGACCAAGAGTCTGGGCATTTCATCCTACACTCACTGAGGTCAATGACAAATTTTCTGGTGATTGCAATGGTGCAAGTTGTGGCCTTAGATGCTTTATTCAAAGTCTTTCAACTCAATTACTCTTTCTGTTGATTCTAATGGTTGTTACATCAGGCCCTTagacagcaaaagaaatgcaGTCAGTTTGGTCTGGGATTTGCTGGACACAAAACCCAACTCGGGAACTGGCCTTCCCTTAAGGAGTTTGACATTTGTACTTGCAttacaaaaaaacatttctgaagcaaTCTCAGGAGCAAGTGAACTGTCCATGTTTCCCGGTAATATCTGTAATTGCATGATTTTCAATTACTGGTAGAAGTTAGCAGACAGCCTCTTGTATTTTCTGTGTGCTCAGTGCCAGATAAATGACACAGCTATTGCTTTGGCTGCAAAAATTTCCATGCACTTCCAGAGTACTCTGTGTATCACAGAAATAGTTAATGATTGGATACTGGCACCCCATCGTTTTCAACTGTATTGATTTTTCAAGATCCTAAACATGAATGCAAAGCATGACCTATTGTCAAGGTTCCCACTACAATGAAATACAACTGCAGTATTTAGTAGGCACAATATATGTCTAGCCATGGAGTACAGAAATACTGACAAGATCTGCAAATTACAATGAAtgcattgagcttgtaacaaagaGCTGCCATGTGTCCTGCCTCTTGGAGAGGCCCTATTACTCAGTCATGCCTGTTCAAATGGTAGGTGAGAATGCAGATCTATCTCCACATTTGAAAAGCTGAATAGCAGGAGGGAGACCAACTATAAATAGAAAgtgcacaaattaaaaaaaaacaacaaaaaactccaTCTAACCTTTGGAGATTATAGCATTTCCTCCAGACAGAGATAAATAAAAACCCTTTGCAAACAACACGTAACAAACCACTTGATATCATTCTGAGTGATTTGTGTGAACACATCATTCATAGGCAGCATGAAACTGGCATATCTGTCCAGGAGCCTCCAAACCATTAGTCTTTTCTGATAGGTGTGTCACTGCTTTAAGGACAGCGCAGTGCGGCTACTAAAACCAATGCTTCAGTTTAACGTTCAGTTAAAAACTGATGCTCTGAACCTACACATGCTTAAGATCAGGTCTTACGCATTCTCCCACACTACAGACCGCTTCCATCAGACCGTGACAGCAGGTGCTGTGCTGTATAGAAGGATTCTGCATGCTCTCTGCTGTCATACAGGTCTTGATCTATCCTGCTGAAAACAATATACAAAAGTAGCTGagatttttataatttaaaaagtagCTGAAGTTTATGATTAACCATAATGGAATaatttttctatgaaaaatataCAAGCAGCTGTTCAAAAGATTTCAAGCCTTTCTGTCACACATTTAGGAATAAAAACTCGAAACCTGTTGTTTAAAGGACTTGCAGTCTGCACAGATCCAAA contains:
- the TP53INP1 gene encoding tumor protein p53-inducible nuclear protein 1 isoform X4, producing MFQRLNNMFMGEIDSLSSQEPEFSEKEDDEWILVDFIGGLTTIKVETSPMENLLIEHPSMSVYAVHNTCHSLNETSCGNEEFHSPGSPRMEARNEMGQHVHCYVAALATCSSFLEKSKSFRPTHWIKEHNERHYLNRNGLRRQNLTRDCHSRQIKHNGLFVHQPCQRQFNY
- the TP53INP1 gene encoding tumor protein p53-inducible nuclear protein 1 isoform X2: MFQRLNNMFMGEIDSLSSQEPEFSEKEDDEWILVDFIDTCTNSSTEEADITKTSAVDSSPVFSCLPAPLEHLPEANESCFIQFDSCPMEESWFITPPPCFTAGGLTTIKVETSPMENLLIEHPSMSVYAVHNTCHSLNETSCGNEEFHSPGSPRMEARNEMGQHVHCYVAALATCSSFLEKSKSFRPTHWIKEHNERHYLNRNGLRRQNLTRDCHSRQIKHNGLFVHQPCQRQFNY
- the TP53INP1 gene encoding tumor protein p53-inducible nuclear protein 1 isoform X5; the protein is MFQRLNNMFMGEIDSLSSQEPEFSEKEDDEWILVDFIDTCTNSSTEEADITKTSAVDSSPVFSCLPAPLEHLPEANESCFIQFDSCPMEESWFITPPPCFTAGGLTTIKVETSPMENLLIEHPSMSVYAVHNTCHSLNETSCGNEEFHSPGSPRAKKSCLRHTGTNGGPK
- the TP53INP1 gene encoding tumor protein p53-inducible nuclear protein 1 isoform X3: MFQRLNNMFMGEIDSLSSQEPEFSEKEDDEWILVDFIADTCTNSSTEEADITKTSAVDSSPVFSCLPAPLEHLPEANESCFIQFDSCPMEESWFITPPPCFTAGGLTTIKVETSPMENLLIEHPSMSVYAVHNTCHSLNETSCGNEEFHSPGSPRAKKSCLRHTGTNGGPK
- the TP53INP1 gene encoding tumor protein p53-inducible nuclear protein 1 isoform X1, with translation MFQRLNNMFMGEIDSLSSQEPEFSEKEDDEWILVDFIADTCTNSSTEEADITKTSAVDSSPVFSCLPAPLEHLPEANESCFIQFDSCPMEESWFITPPPCFTAGGLTTIKVETSPMENLLIEHPSMSVYAVHNTCHSLNETSCGNEEFHSPGSPRMEARNEMGQHVHCYVAALATCSSFLEKSKSFRPTHWIKEHNERHYLNRNGLRRQNLTRDCHSRQIKHNGLFVHQPCQRQFNY
- the TP53INP1 gene encoding tumor protein p53-inducible nuclear protein 1 isoform X6; amino-acid sequence: MFQRLNNMFMGEIDSLSSQEPEFSEKEDDEWILVDFIADTCTNSSTEEADITKTSAVDSSPVFSCLPAPLEHLPEANESCFIQFDSCPMEESWFITPPPCFTAGGLTTIKVETSPMENLLIEHPSMSVYAVHNTCHSLNETSCGNEEFHSPGSPSAKSKTLSE